Within the Bacteroidota bacterium genome, the region TGCAAAACATCGCCATAATAATAATCCTTCTTGAGTCCATTGTCAGGATCATAAATACTCGATTTCTTAACTAAAATTATACGATAGGCTGTAACACTTGCACTTGACCAATCGTCATCTTCCATTCGTGATGTAGAAATATCTAAAAGAAAACTTGTATTTCCATAGGATGAGATCAGTTCGTTATCTTCTATTTCACTATCAATAAGCTTAAATCCTTTTGAAGTCAACGAATTTTGAATTACGGTGTAAGATTCTTTATTAAAAAATGAATAGGAAATTTTATTTGGAAATCCTTCGTAAGTATATAGATAAAACCATGCTTGAGCTTTGTCGCTATAACTTTCCTTATTAAATGACCACGTTATGGTATTGTATTTTTCACTATTTCCTTTTTTTGAGTCATAATATGTCCAATTTTTTGATAATAATCTTTGGTTAACATCTTCCCAGTTTTCTTTATTACATAATTGCGTTAGGTCGTTTAAAGTAAGTTTTTGGGCAAAACTATGACTGCATAATACAATAGAAAAAAATAGTAAACCTAGTTTTTTGATCATAATATTGTGTATTCATTTAGGTTTTGAAAATCAACCACAAATCCATCTCTTCAAACAACTAATATACAATAAATTTAATTTTATTACCTAGATAGTTCTGTAAATAATAATATAAATAATCCAATTTTATTCGCTATTTGTAACCACCAATTCTTCCCCAATAGCCAGGTCAATCACAGCTTTTAATTGCAGCAATTCATCCGCATTGTAATAGTTGGTGGATTCCCATTTATCATCACTTTTATAGATACGCTCTACTTTGAAGTTCTTTTCTGTATATGATCCATACTTGCCTTCTTTGGGATTATCCCAAACCGATACCCGAACACTGCCAATTTTATAAACGATTTTCGGTTTTGAGTTACTTTGAGAAAAGGAGATTAATACTGACCAAAGCATGATCAAGCCAAGTGCAACAACTTTTTTCATCTGATTAGTTTTATGCTATTAATTTGAAAATGAAGATTCTATTCAAAATTAAGGAATAATTACACAAATAAAATATTGAATTAAATTAGGAGTAAATGTTCAAGCCTAGAGAATTGGCTGTACTAATTTATCGACAAGAATAACATATAGGCTGTGCCATTGAAGTAATACGCTTTTCACCACAATTATGACAATATTTCTCTCTAAAGTTTTTATCCTCATAATGCACCCATTTTTTCCAACAATCTGTGCAAAGAGGTGATAGTATATTAAAATACTCATCTATTCCACATCGAATACAAAAGCCTTTTTTTGTGTTTGCTTTGACTATTGTCTTTTCATTTTCAACTGTTGATTCAACTTCTGCTCTTGTCGGCCTGACCTTTGATTTCTTTTTGCTTTCTTCAATAAAATTGGGAAAATCCGAAATCCTTTTAGATTCATATTTTCGATTCCGAATTAAACTATCGGTAACATCAAATAATACTTTTGATCCTATAAAATTCTGACTCAATCGCTTCTTTTCAATAATTGCCCTTTTTATATAAATTACATCGTTCTCATTTGCCAAATTATTAGAAAATTGCCACGCCTCTAAATCCGTTTTATCAGCTCTACTCAAAAAAGAAGTATCAAATAAAACACCATATTCAATGTTATGCTTAACAGAATATTCGTGAAGATTTATAGAAGTTATTAAGCCTACTTTTTCATTTGAATAATACTTTGCATGAAGCGTTGGTACATAAACGATAGTAATATCATGAAATTTTTTGAAAAACTCGAAATCTCTGATACTTAAACTTTTAGTTACATTTCCTTCATTCTTGCCAAATACTATAGTGATTTGAATTTTATAATTATCTATATGTTGTTCGAATAATTTTTCAAAATATTTATCTAATTTAATGTATGGCGAGACGATTAAAATACTCTCGTTTGCCTTGTAAATAATTTCACAAACTGCATCTTCAAGCTCTTTTCCAGTAATAAATTTGGGCATATGTGGGATTGTGGTTTTAAAGTTAGTAGTTAAATGTTTGTACAATAATACCCTGTTCTTCTAAATTATCAATATACTTTTTTGCTATTTCATTATAACCTCCAATAATCACTCTTCCAGATACAGGCTGTTCAATTTTTATTCTGTCATAATCTGGAATTGAAAACAATCCAAGATATTTTTTTTGTTCGTAGTGCTTTTCATAACAAAACTTAAAATCCTTGAAATTTCTAAGAATATACTCTTGATAATCTTTAAGTTGTTGTGCAACAGCTCCTTTTAAATCTGGATTATTTCCTATTTTTACTTCAAAAACTTCAAATTCATAAATACTATTCTCTTTTTGTTTAAGAGCTAGTAAATCTATGCGCCCACCTTTTAGCCTTGTCAAAGAAAAGAAAGGACATAAAAAAAGGGAATGAAGTTAATGTTTTACTTCATTCCCGTCTAGTAGCAGGGACAGGACTCGAACTTTTCCATTTTTCATATTCTTAATCAAAGATAATAAATAATCCTAGTGTTTATAGGCCTTCGGAAAAATGTGCTTTTCCGAAGGCAAAGTCCGAAGTTACAGACCAAATGACATTTTTAGAATAAATTCGCCTTTTCTTTGCCATGGTAGTTTCTACATTCTGCTCTAATAGAAAACCTCATAGGTTCCTAACTTGCCAAACCTGTTTTTAATTGTCTCAGCAACACCTTTTTCTATCTTTATATTTATATCAGAATTATGAGCATATTCATTACTCCCTTTAAATTTGCCATCTTTAGTTGATTGCATGATGATGGCAAATAAAACATCTGGGAATTTTGCCCTGTAGAGAGGCATTCGAACCTTCGAGATTAACAAAAAATCAATTTATCACTCTCAAGTATTACAACATAAAGGCTTCAAATTGCAGCTCTCGGAAAAATTGCTTTTCCGAGAGCAAGGCACAAATTACCGGACCTTTTCATGAAATCTCAAAAGCTATCTAAGTAGACCTCTGTAGTTTGTATAATACAAAAGGCACTTAATTCTGCGAGGACATTACTATAGCTCCACACTATCATAAAGTTTTATGAAATAAACAATTTGCTCAATAACTAGATGCATGATTATTTACAATCTTCAGAATTTCAATAGTTCTTCAGCGTTCTTCTTCTTTAATTCATCACCAAAGCTATCCAAGTATGCCTTTGTAGTATATATGTTAGAATGACCAAGTGATTCAGAAATATACTCTGTAGATGCATTCTTATTTTTTAAGTGTGTTGCAAAACTATGCCTTGCAGTATAGGTAGTTATTTTAAATTCTAATTTCAGGTCTTCAGATATCCTTCCAAGCCATTTATTTGTTGTCTTAATAAATTGAGCAATTTTCCTATTTTGATCTTTTGGAGACATACCTTCTTTCAGTATTGGAAAAATATAATTGTTAAGTGTTCTGTTCTTATTTCCATATTTTGAAATTATTTTTTTAAGTTCTGAAAGCAGATAAAATCTAACCTCAATTACTTCAGAGCTAGCTTCTGTTGTTTTTGCTCTTAAAAAACAACAATAATCTCCATCAATATTTTTGTATCTAAGATTGGCGATATCCTTAAAATTAATACCATTACCAAAAAAACTGAAAAACCAAAAATTCTTAGCCTTCTCTTTTTCAGCCAATGACTTGTAATCATGCTTAAAAAAGACTTCAATATCAGAAGGTTTTAAAGCTTTCTTCGACTTAGGGGCTTTTTTAATTTGATATTGATTCTTTCCAAAAGGGTACAAATCAGGATGCAAGCTCCCATCATTTATTGCTTTGTTAATAATTGACCGAAGTGACCTAAGATAAATTCCAATTGTAGAATAAGACTTTTTTGATTTTAGCATCCATTTCTCATATTCTTTTAGAAAATCAAAATTGATATCATCGCACTTAAGTTTATCATTAGCAAATGTGATTAAGGAGTTTATACTGCATCTGTATGATTCTGCAGTCTTTATTTTTCCTTCATTTTCAAGACTCATTATATAACTGTCATAATAATCCTTTAAATAAGTGCTTTTAACCAAATTAAATAGAGTACTCTCAAACTTCTTAAAACTAAATACAGACAGCTTTTCTACAACTTTTCTTGCATCAGTTTCTATATCATCAAATTTATTTCTAATAGCTTTATAATTCTTTCTTGGATTAGGCTCATAAACTGCTTTAAAGTCATTTGGTGACAAATCAAAGTCAGTTGGATAATACTTCTGTTGTCGATTATATGTGATTCTAAGTTTTACTGGAAAAAGTCCATTCGATTTAGACCTTCGAGTATCAAGAATTATTGATGTCAGTGCTTTCATATTCGAATACCATTTGCATACAATTTGCATACAAATATAGATATTATTTGAAATCAAATGAAACTTAACAACAATAAACAGCCATTAAAACTCATTTTAAAGGCTTTTGCAATCAAACAACTTCCACAGATTCTGACTACGGATCAGGAGGTTGGGGGTTTGAATCCCTCCAGAGTCACATACTAAATCCCGAAACCCTTGATAATAAGTAATTTATCAAGGGTTTTTTGTTTTAGGTACAACATAGGAGAATCCGGGAAAAGTGACCACCCCAGTTAATGCTAAAGTAATGGCCACACAAAAGCAAATTATTGACAGGTAGTATCCTAACAGAAGAGTTGGAGATTTTCTGAAAGAATTACAACTTATGGAAGATCGTGGCACAGGTTTTCCGACAATTTATGATGCAATGGCTAATAACAGTTCTCCTGATTCTATTATTGAAACTGCTCATTTTCCGACCAAGCTAACGACCAAGCTACAAGACTAGTATTCAGCAATATATAAGATATTATTTCTTATTGTAACCAAGCTGGCGACCAAGCTGGTAACCAAGCTCTTGAGGTGCTTAATAAAGAAGTAAATAGTAGAGTGTTTGATATACTTGTTGTAACTACTAAATGGATTAAACGTGAAGATTTGTTTAATGCAATTAGTTTAAGTAATCATTCAGACAATAGAAAAAAATATTTAGACCCACTCATAGATTTAGGTTGGATTTCAATGGAATATCCTGAGAGAAGGACACATCCAAATCAAAAGTATAAAATCACAGAACCAGGTATTAATTTATTAAAGCTAATAAGCAAACCATAAATCTTTGCTTAAAGACCTGATTAATAATGTAGACGAAATAAACTACATTATTAATAATCATGATTTGAAAATCTGTGTTCTTACGTTCATTTACTTATACGAAACTATCAGCAAAGAAATATCAGAAATGGCCAGTAGATTCAGACAATGCCCCATATATAAATGTTAACATTTGTTTGCAAATTACTTGCAAATAGATTTTAGGTTTTCATATAGTGCTTACAAATGTAGAGCTACACTATTATGGCCTTTTGTCTGTTCAGCAAAAGAAAAGTAAAAAGATCCTTTTCTTTGTACAATGCACATAAAAAAGCAGCTCGAACTGAAAAGAATTTAATAGATAGGTTTGTAACGTCAGACTTTGCCTTCAGAAAAGCCTGCCCGACTATGACATTCAGGCGGGCACATTTTTCGTAATGCAGTGGTTATAATAGTTTTCGTGAAAATGAAGTTATACTACACAGCATATCACAAGATTTGCTTCTTATTTGTTACCATGAAGCAACTATTGTTATGGGTTGAAAATATATACTCCGTTTCTGTCATAGTTTGTTTTTTCAACATATGACTTACCATTAAACTTTAATTCTCTCAAAGGATCCTGACAATTACAAGGATTTGGTGTTTTAAGATCACGATAATAATCTGCAAATAGAGTGTCGATATTTCCATCTGGCCATTCTATAAACCAATTTTTAATGTTTTCTATTGAGCTTTTATAGACAATAGTTCCAAATGATATTCTAAAATATGGATATTGTATGATAAGATTATTGTTGTGATTTTGATGTATCCAAACGAGTTCCTGATATTGTCTTACCCCTTCTGAATCAATATAAAATAATAAAGAATCTGCTAGATATCCATTTGCGATTTCTTCTAGTGAAAAATAATTGAGAAGAAACATCGTGTCAGGGAATCCAATTTTTAAAGATAAGTTTGGAGGGGGAACATAACTCTTATCGGGTTCTTGCTCACATGATAATATAACTGATATAATAAACAAAATAATTGCGATAATCAGTGAATTTTTCATACAACCAATTTATGGATTTACATGATAAATTATAAAATTTGAATAAGTATGGAAAGCATGACCAGCAGGAGTCCATTCATCATATCTATACCAACCGTTAAAATCTAATAACATTGGATCTAATGTCCATGGATGAACTTCATTCCAACTCCAAACTGAACCAATTGAACATTTTAAAGCAGATAAAAGCAATGTTTTAAGTGATTTTTATAGAGTTAGTACAAATGATTAAAATGATAGTGCTAAAAGGAGGCGTATCGGTAATGAATAATCTACTATATTTGTCCAGTATTTTAGTAAAGAAACTGGACATTTTAGAGGTAATTACATTGGTTAAGTTAATATGAAAGTTGTTGATTACATTACAAGTAAGATAGAAAGACTTCCAAAAGGTTATGTTTTCACCTATAGTGATTTTATTACTGAGGTGAATAAAAAAGAAGCTGTTATAAAGGCTCTCAACCGCATGGTGGTCTCAGGAAAAATTGCCAAACTATCAAAAGGAAAATTTTACAAACCGGAACCAACACCTTTTGGCACTCTGCAACCTAATCAAAAACAAATTGTAAAAGATTTATTAGAAAATGATGGGAAGCTGATAGGTTATATTACAGGATTAGGCATTTATAACCAATTGGGATTCACCACTCAAATTAGCAATACAATACAAATAGGTCGCAACGAAACACGTCCATCTCTAAAACGGGGTATATACAACATCCGTTTTATTAAACAAAAAAACATTATTAATAAAGACAATATCCCTTTATTACAAATATTGGATGCGATTCGCTTTATAAAGAAAATACCAGATACTAGTATCGAAACATCTTGTAAACGCTTAAAGACCCTAATCTATAAATTGGATTTGCAAAAGCAACAGAGTATAATACGTTTAAGTATGAAGTATCCTCCGGCTACCCGTGCTTTGCTTGGAGCTTTATTGGAAGATTTGAAGTCAAATGTTAATTTAAATGAGTTGCTAAATACTTTAAACCCCATTACTTTATATAAACTATCGTTGTCACCAAGTATTCTATCAACTAGCTTAAACTGGAATATTAAATAGATGAACTTACATAACGACACTAAACTATTTGATCAGGCAATCAGAGCAACTGCTCAACAAATGCAGTTAAAAGAAATTTATATAGAAAAAGATTACTGGGTAACTTATGCTTTGCATACCATCTTCAATCACGAAATTGGCAAACAGACCGTATTTCAAGGGGGGACTGCTTTAACAAAATGTTATGGACTAATTGATCGTTTTTCCGAGGATATCGATTTGGTGGTTACTCGAACCGAAAAAGAAACAGCCAATCAGCTGAAGAATAAAATTAAAACCATTACAAATGTAGTAGAAGCTATAATGCCAGAAGTTGAGATTGAAGGTGTTACTCAGAAAATGGGTATGAACAGAAAAACAGGGCATAGTTATCCTAAATCATTCAAGGGTGATTTTGGTCAAGTTCGTGATGTAATAATTCTTGAATCAACCTGGTTGGGATACTTTGAGCCTTTTACTACCAGTAAAATTAAATCCTTCATTTACGACATGATGCTAGAAACTGGGCAAGAAAAAATGATTAAAGATTACTGCTTGCAACCATTCACAGTTCAAGTACTGGATACTAAAAGAACGATTTGTGAAAAAATAATGTCATTGGTACGTTTTTCATATAGTGAAAATCCAATTGAAGATTTAAGAGCCAAAGTGCGTCACACCTATGATTTACATCAACTTTTAAAGAATGATAAATTTTCAACATTCTTTAATTCAGAAGATTTTGATGTCATGCTTTTAAGAGTAGCTCATGACGATGTTTATAGTTTTCGAAACAATAATGATTGGTTGACTAACCATCCAAATCAATCACTATTTTTCGCTGAACTGGAAAAAACATGGGAACAAATAAAAAAGGAGTATTCTGACACTTTTAAACAATTGGTCTATGGAGACTTTCCAAATGAAGATATGATTTTGGAATCATTTAAATTGATTAAAAAACGACTAGAGAATATAAAATGGAGTGTTGAGATAAATAATTAAATTCACCTAAGAAAAACTGAAACAATCCGTCATTGAGCTTTTCAAAGTCGAGGAAATTCCACATATTTCAGGCAAAACGTTTTATATCACTGAATAATCTTCTCATTAGCATACATCATCTCTAAAACTTACTAAATAAATCTGTGTTTTTATTATCAAAATCCAATCTAGTTTCTATAAAAATAATTAGCTAATTTGCTCTTTAAATTCTACTATTCCTAGATAGATGAAACAAGCATAAGTATAATTTTACACACACACCAGTGTGCCGAAACACTTCGGTGTGCAGGCACAAGAAAATGACTATATGTGAGTTCCATCTGGCAACTAAAAAAAATTATAAACAGATGAAACAAGCATTACTACTCTTTTTACTTTTAGGTATTACAAAATTGCACCCTCAACAACTAATTTCAACTGAACTTAGTACGGGAAACAAAAAAAATGTTTTATTGGAAGTTTCAACATCTGCCTTAGTTCAATATTCACCCGAAGGAGATCTTTTTGCTCAAAATATCAAAGACAGCATTCCCAATTGCATAGTTGTAAAACACCATTGTTTTAACTTCTTCAAAGATTCAATGAGTATTCCTCAATCTAAGCTTTGGTTTTCATCTTATCTCACTGGTATTCCAAGTGCTACTGTCGACAGATCAATTACATCAATTGGTGGAAGCAGTATTGGTTTGGGAAGAGATAATTGGCAAGAGGCTATAAATGAGCGTTTGGCTATGACAGCCAGATATCAATTAAACATGAAAATAAATTACAATTCCGACAACAGGAAAATTGTGGTCAAGTTAAAAGGCAAAGCATTAGAAAATTTTGTCGATTATATTATTTTCAATTTATATGTAGTTGAAGATAGTGTACATCATTCAGGGCCTGGATATGATCAACTCAATAACTATAACAATACACCAGGACATCCTTTTTATGGCAAGGGAGACCCGATAAAAAACTACATGCATATGGATGTGGTGAGAGACATGCTCAAAGGACCTTGGGGAGACTTTGGTGCCACCAATCCTTCATTAAACCAGGAAGATTCATTGGTGTTCAGTTTTACGGTTCCATTGCAAATAAACATACATAATTTGCGCATAGTAGGAACAGTAGCCATTTGGGATTTTTATGAATTGGGCAATAGAGAAATACTAAATTGTATTGACAGCAAAATAGCCAATTGCAGCTTAATTAAAACCAATCCGACTGACCAAACTGCTACTTTAGGTGCACAAACACAATTTATCGTTGAAGCCATCGACTCACATGTTACTTATCAATGGCAAGTAGATGAAGGTACTGCTTACAAGAATTTAATCAACGATAGTCAATATTTTGGAGTAACAAACGACACTTTAATTGTAAGCAATCTGCTTGAATCAAACAACAATCAAAAATTCAGATGCTGCCTGTCATTGGATCAATGCAATGATATTTCGACAATAGCATTATTGCATATCACTTCAACAAGTAAAGTGCAAAAAGACTATGAAAAATTTCATATATACCCCAATCCAGTTTCAACAATATTGTCCATTCAAATCCCTTTTGAATATATTGGAACAAATTATATTATTACAGATATATCAGGAAAGATGATGCTTCATGGAAAATTGATGTATTCTACAAATCAAATAGAAATCAAGGAGCTGGCAGACGGTTTTTATTTTATTAAGCATGCGAACTCAAATGATCAGCCCGTTAAATTTCTTAAAAAAAGTAAATAAAGAATAATCACTGAGCTTAATCAAAATCAGCTATTAATATTTACTGCTGAGAATCTCTCCCTTCCACATTTTATAATGAAATCAATTCGTTAATTTTGAATAAAACATCCAGTTGAACCAAAAGACAGAATATATTACAAAACTTCCCGGCTTTATTATTGGAGGCGCTCCTAAATCAGGAACCACTACTTTGAGCAGATATTTGAGCAAACACAATCAGCTATTTATGCCTGAGCAGGAAATGAACTTCTATTCATTTTATGAGCAAGAGCAAAAATATAGCAAGCATCAAATTAATCATCCTAACAATTTTGAAGAATATAATGCTCATTTTCAATTCAATACGAACGAAAAAAATTGTCTTAGTGGGGAAAAATCTGTCAGCTACTTTTATGTAGATTGGTGTGAAAACATTATTAAAAATATAAAGTCCTTGCATCCCAATGCCGATGAAATTAAATTTATTTTCATTCTTCGTCAACCGGTTGACCGAATGTTTTCTCAGTTTGTATTTAACACTGGCTTTGATGAAAAACTTTCTTTTGAAGAGGCCATTGAAGCATGGGCCAATCGTAAAAAAAGCAATTGGCTCCCTGCTTACGATTATGTTGGAGCCAGCAAATACACAATGTCTATTGCCACATATCAGCAGGCCTTCAAACATGTTAAAGTATATT harbors:
- a CDS encoding sulfotransferase, which produces MNQKTEYITKLPGFIIGGAPKSGTTTLSRYLSKHNQLFMPEQEMNFYSFYEQEQKYSKHQINHPNNFEEYNAHFQFNTNEKNCLSGEKSVSYFYVDWCENIIKNIKSLHPNADEIKFIFILRQPVDRMFSQFVFNTGFDEKLSFEEAIEAWANRKKSNWLPAYDYVGASKYTMSIATYQQAFKHVKVYLFEDLVGQKEWLLTDLARYLDIEEDAFKHMPDSQFNTGYMASNNFAQQMQRIQQIPILKKMTSFILSENRK
- a CDS encoding Omp28-related outer membrane protein, which produces MKQALLLFLLLGITKLHPQQLISTELSTGNKKNVLLEVSTSALVQYSPEGDLFAQNIKDSIPNCIVVKHHCFNFFKDSMSIPQSKLWFSSYLTGIPSATVDRSITSIGGSSIGLGRDNWQEAINERLAMTARYQLNMKINYNSDNRKIVVKLKGKALENFVDYIIFNLYVVEDSVHHSGPGYDQLNNYNNTPGHPFYGKGDPIKNYMHMDVVRDMLKGPWGDFGATNPSLNQEDSLVFSFTVPLQINIHNLRIVGTVAIWDFYELGNREILNCIDSKIANCSLIKTNPTDQTATLGAQTQFIVEAIDSHVTYQWQVDEGTAYKNLINDSQYFGVTNDTLIVSNLLESNNNQKFRCCLSLDQCNDISTIALLHITSTSKVQKDYEKFHIYPNPVSTILSIQIPFEYIGTNYIITDISGKMMLHGKLMYSTNQIEIKELADGFYFIKHANSNDQPVKFLKKSK
- a CDS encoding tyrosine-type recombinase/integrase, with the protein product MKALTSIILDTRRSKSNGLFPVKLRITYNRQQKYYPTDFDLSPNDFKAVYEPNPRKNYKAIRNKFDDIETDARKVVEKLSVFSFKKFESTLFNLVKSTYLKDYYDSYIMSLENEGKIKTAESYRCSINSLITFANDKLKCDDINFDFLKEYEKWMLKSKKSYSTIGIYLRSLRSIINKAINDGSLHPDLYPFGKNQYQIKKAPKSKKALKPSDIEVFFKHDYKSLAEKEKAKNFWFFSFFGNGINFKDIANLRYKNIDGDYCCFLRAKTTEASSEVIEVRFYLLSELKKIISKYGNKNRTLNNYIFPILKEGMSPKDQNRKIAQFIKTTNKWLGRISEDLKLEFKITTYTARHSFATHLKNKNASTEYISESLGHSNIYTTKAYLDSFGDELKKKNAEELLKF
- a CDS encoding nucleotidyl transferase AbiEii/AbiGii toxin family protein; amino-acid sequence: MNLHNDTKLFDQAIRATAQQMQLKEIYIEKDYWVTYALHTIFNHEIGKQTVFQGGTALTKCYGLIDRFSEDIDLVVTRTEKETANQLKNKIKTITNVVEAIMPEVEIEGVTQKMGMNRKTGHSYPKSFKGDFGQVRDVIILESTWLGYFEPFTTSKIKSFIYDMMLETGQEKMIKDYCLQPFTVQVLDTKRTICEKIMSLVRFSYSENPIEDLRAKVRHTYDLHQLLKNDKFSTFFNSEDFDVMLLRVAHDDVYSFRNNNDWLTNHPNQSLFFAELEKTWEQIKKEYSDTFKQLVYGDFPNEDMILESFKLIKKRLENIKWSVEINN